Within Moritella sp. Urea-trap-13, the genomic segment GGATCCGGTTGTTGCTGAGTCGCTGGGATTGGATGCGATGAAATATTTACAAACCTTAGGTTATCAGCCGCAGTATCATAGTTACGTTGCAGAGCATACGGTTACTGCGCAGCAGATAAATGATATATCACAACATATACAGCAGTTTTTATCGATTAATAGTGCAAGCTAGCGTTCACTCCGCGAGTTTTAAACTACCGAGATTGAATTGAACTAGGTAGTTTACGCCACAATTTTTTTGTTATCAGGATCACAATGACAGAGATTTTTAAGGTCGTTGTGATCTCATTTATGACGATTGCATCTATGCTTAAAGTTCCTAGTATTATTGATAAGATTGAGCTATGCATCAGAATAAAAACCGTAACTTAAGTGATGTTAATAATAATGTGTTAATTGATAATTTTGTTGCGATTAATGACATTCATAATCCAGATATTGAATTTCTTCAAGAGAGTCAATCTAATCAAGATAGCGAAAATGTTGAAGTCACGCTGGCGACTAAAATGAACTTTGTCAGACAGGTTTGGTTGGCCGGATTGGGGGCATATAGCCATAGTATTGATGAGCTCAATACGGCTGGTGAAAAATCGTCAATGTATTTTGAAGAACTGTTGAGTCAAGGAGAGAAAGTCGATAGTGCTTTTAAATTACGTACCACAGGGGAGCATATATCCTTGCATGGTTTAGAAAAATTGATTCAGCGAACTTATGCAAGATTAACTGGCGTTGAAAGTGATAAAATGAAGCAGTTGAACGATAAACTCGATGCTTTACTGGCAGAACTAGCAGATAAAAAATAAACCACTTCGAGGGTGTCTGAAGTGGTTTATGCCGTTAAATTTACGCGGTAATACGATTAATCTTCGGCGAGCAATTTGCCTAGATATTCACATGCATTAGCTCTGATTGGCATAAAGTAGACATTATCGTCTCTGGCTTGCACTTTTTTGATCATGGCGCGGCCAAACTTAATGTTCCATTCTTTGGTTGGTTCGAAATCACTTGGAAAAACCACATCATTTTTGTTTTCCCAATATGATTGACTGGTTTCGCTATGAATTGGACTCATCCCCCAAAATACTTCCGTACCTTGCAGCATATCCATGTATACATCGAGAAATTTCAAATCAAAAAATGGTTGGGTGAAAAAACCATCAACACCAGCATCAATTTTATCGTGAATATAATCGAGCTCTTTACGCATGCTGGTTCGATATTGATCGATCGCCGCGTAAACCTTCATATATGGCAGTTCTTTTTTGATAATACGAATGAGTTCACATGAAGTATTACGGTAAGTGCGATGTGAGATATCCTGTGGTGGGTCGCCTTCGACGACAAGTACAGAATTGATCTTACTGTGACGGAAAAAATCCGTTAATGGAAAGCCGTTTCGTAGATCAAAATCGATTGCGCGTAGGTGGGGAATAACTTCATCAAACTTGTCTTGTAAGCGATCGCAAGCATCCCAGCTACGGACATCAAAGCGCAATAAGTCTGGAATGTTCAGCGTATTTATTTGACCAAACTGGCTAACTTCTTCGACTTCAGTATTTAAGGTTTCCCATGAACGGGGTACAAGCTCTATTGAGTATTTCAAATTACATCCCTTTTTGTTATCAACAGTCCTGGTTGATAATCCTTTTAATACCCAAACTCGGCTCCGCGTGTTTGGGCTTTTTCAATCATTGATATAGTTTGTATAACTATGTCTTATTTATTTGCTGCTAACTGCTGTAACCAAGCAATTTCAGCGGCCCAAATAGTATCATCTATTGTTTCCAATACCATAGGTATACCATTAAAGCGCTCATCCTGCATGATAAATTTGAAGGCTTCTTCACCAATAAATCCTTGGCCTAAGCTGTGATGGCGATCAACTTTTGTGCCTAGCTCAACTTTACTGTCATTAATGTGCATACCTGCAAGGTATTCAAAGCCGACAATACGTTCAAAATCATTAAAGGTTTGCTCACAAGCAGCAAAAGTACGT encodes:
- a CDS encoding phasin family protein, with product MHQNKNRNLSDVNNNVLIDNFVAINDIHNPDIEFLQESQSNQDSENVEVTLATKMNFVRQVWLAGLGAYSHSIDELNTAGEKSSMYFEELLSQGEKVDSAFKLRTTGEHISLHGLEKLIQRTYARLTGVESDKMKQLNDKLDALLAELADKK
- a CDS encoding methylenetetrahydrofolate reductase, which produces MKYSIELVPRSWETLNTEVEEVSQFGQINTLNIPDLLRFDVRSWDACDRLQDKFDEVIPHLRAIDFDLRNGFPLTDFFRHSKINSVLVVEGDPPQDISHRTYRNTSCELIRIIKKELPYMKVYAAIDQYRTSMRKELDYIHDKIDAGVDGFFTQPFFDLKFLDVYMDMLQGTEVFWGMSPIHSETSQSYWENKNDVVFPSDFEPTKEWNIKFGRAMIKKVQARDDNVYFMPIRANACEYLGKLLAED